Proteins found in one Choloepus didactylus isolate mChoDid1 chromosome 3, mChoDid1.pri, whole genome shotgun sequence genomic segment:
- the GPRIN3 gene encoding G protein-regulated inducer of neurite outgrowth 3 has translation MGTVPDPLRSAKTSLIAASGKEEDLGEVGLASPQHHAALLCKNTNGLSGVPAKPDFNPKAAAEALMQAREHENTHPNMSSPGVFNEVDKVSPTLISPGKTQLPGNSEPIAPAPCSSVGKDLSHAPFKMPASQHTHQAIPGGQPKASPSSVPEDTQGKSQRTSKGEQPEKSSCPAGSILGSSKDHVPCDFLSQETIEGKVQNPNTAAQGFSHSASPVGGPEGDQEQVICDSEMRFCESPAREVGYSENKPPSAIVSDTQSMTSVTPQPSHFSSKGSTFPPDPEKVLSQVQQQISRFKEASTMTNQADSESKDISHRAQQDAEVQAVASVESRSVSTSPSILTAFLKETPVPEHFEQEQLSVICHGSGSRSHTLELSDNTLVSRESGHCRVIMSEVHSQAAAAVSAAFQGESKSSCLPAEVLKSSSINMASSHAQETCKEDGRSAGTIPGREEATVKQLSSTHSSSLKASPIDQASIRVGSQAEISHGMGKFEATPSEFMVKTINDHTRDPDCKQSNACSSTSKADQPGSLDPTDKGGAREKKLTSPQIVKEQESTGISTPDEKAEARTLLLNPKSQESGGTASAANPTPSPMRKNQESTLEENKQTKTATSLSLPSDSMGDSSPSSGKKTPSRSVKASPRRGSRVSEFLKEQKLNVTAAAAQVGLTPGEKKKQLGADSKLQLKQSKHVRDVVWDEQGMTWEVYGASLDPESLGIAIQNHLQRQIREHEKLIKAQSGQTRRSVSSDTSSNKKLKGRQHGVFQSMLQNLRRPNCCVRPAPSSVLD, from the coding sequence ATGGGGACTGTACCTGACCCTCTAAGATCGGCTAAAACTTCCCTGATTGCAGCTTCTGGAAAAGAAGAGGATCTAGGAGAGGTGGGGTTGGCCTCACCTCAACATCACGCAGCCCTCCTGTGTAAGAACACCAATGGCCTGTCAGGAGTTCCTGCCAAACCAGACTTCAACCCCAAGGCAGCTGCTGAGGCCCTGATGCAGGCTCGTGAGCATGAGAACACCCATCCAAACATGTCTTCTCCTGGTGTCTTCAATGAAGTGGACAAAGTGTCTCCCACACTCATCTCTCCTGGTAAAACCCAGCTACCAGGTAACAGTGAGCCCATAGCACCAGCTCCGTGTTCTTCAGTAGGAAAGGATCTTAGCCATGCACCATTTAAAATGCCAGCCAGTCAGCACACCCATCAGGCCATCCCAGGTGGTCAGCCCAAGGCCAGCCCCTCATCAGTACCTGAAGATACCCAGGGGAAATCGCAGAGAACGTCAAAGGGAGAGCAACCCGAAAAGTCAAGTTGTCCTGCAGGAAGCATCCTTGGCAGCAGCAAAGATCACGTGCCCTGTGATTTTCTTTCTCAAGAAACAATCGAGGGAAAGGTGCAAAATCCAAAtacagcagcccagggcttcagTCATTCAGCCTCTCCTGTAGGTGGACCTGAAGGGGATCAGGAGCAGGTCATTTGTGACTCTGAGATGAGGTTCTGCGAATCTCCAGCAAGAGAAGTTGGATATTCAGAGAACAAACCACCCTCTGCCATTGTCTCGGACACCCAGTCCATGACTTCTGTGACACCTCAACCATCACACTTCAGTAGCAAAGGTTCAACATTTCCTCCAGATCCAGAGAAGGTGCTGTCCCAagtacaacagcagatatcaaggtTCAAAGAAGCAAGTACAATGACCAACCAAGCTGATAGCGAGAGCAAGGACATTTCCCACAGGGCTCAGCAAGATGCTGAAGTGCAGGCTGTGGCCAGTGTTGAGAGCAGATCAGTCTCCACGAGTCCCAGCATCCTCACTGCATTCTTAAAGGAAACCCCGGTTCCAGAGCATTTCGAACAAGAGCAGCTGAGTGTCATTTGCCATGGCAGTGGCAGCAGGAGCCACACATTGGAGCTCTCTGACAACACGCTAGTCTCCCGGGAGTCAGGTCATTGCCGTGTCATCATGTCAGAGGTGCACAGCCAGGCAGCTGCAGCTGTTTCTGCAGCTTTCCAAGGGGAAAGTAAATCATCATGCTTACCAGCTGAGGTTCTTAAATCCTCATCTATCAACATGGCATCCAGTCATGCTCAGGAAACATGTAAAGAAGATGGGAGGTCGGCAGGAACGATACCAGGGAGGGAAGAAGCAACCGTTAAACAGCTTTCAAGTACTCATTCTAGCTCCCTGAAAGCTAGCCCCATTGATCAGGCTTCTATCAGGGTAGGCAGCCAAGCTGAAATAAGTCATGGAATGGGGAAATTTGAAGCCACACCATCTGAGTTTATGGTGAAAACCATAAACGACCACACAAGAGATCCAGATTGCAAACAATCCAATGCTTGCAGCTCCACCAGCAAAGCTGACCAGCCTGGGAGCTTGGATCCCACTGATAAAGGAGGTGCAAGGGAAAAGAAGCTCACGTCTCCTCAGATAGTAAAGGAGCAAGAGTCTACTGGCATCAGTACCCCCGATGAAAAGGCAGAGGCCAGAACCTTACTTCTCAACCCTAAGTCTCAAGAAAGTGGAGGCACAGCATCAGCGGCTAATCCCACACCCTCTCCAATGAGGAAGAACCAGGAGAGTAccctagaagaaaataaacagaccaaGACAGCCACAAGCCTGAGCCTGCCATCTGATTCCATGGGTGATTCTAGTCCAAGCTCTGGGAAGAAGACCCCTTCTCGCTCGGTCAAAGCCAGCCCACGCCGGGGCAGCCGGGTCAGTGAGTTCCTCAAGGAGCAAAAGTTAAACGTGACAGCAGCTGCCGCTCAAGTCGGACTCACtccaggagagaagaaaaagcagCTGGGCGCGGACTCCAAGCTGCAGTTGAAACAGTCCAAGCATGTCAGAGACGTTGTGTGGGATGAGCAGGGCATGACCTGGGAAGTGTACGGTGCCTCCTTGGACCCAGAATCCTTGGGTATTGCGATCCAGAACCACTTACAAAGGCAAATCAGGGAACACGAGAAGTTAATCAAAGCTCAAAGTGGCCAGACCCGGAGATCCGTTTCCTCAGATACTTCTTCAAATAAAAAGCTCAAAGGAAGGCAGCACGGTGTTTTCCAGTCCATGCTGCAGAACTTGCGACGCCCCAACTGCTGTGTTCGTCCTGCCCCTTCTTCTGTGTTAGATTGA